From Phycisphaerae bacterium, a single genomic window includes:
- a CDS encoding thioesterase family protein has protein sequence MLKERGSIGRKGAERHRRANLGADEECGVAGDGHQVRFRVRYSETDQMGTFYNSRVLEWFECGRTEWLRSVGIPYAEMEADGTYLPVVEAHVRYLGRARYDDELEMCVSAGMSGKASVRFDVRIRQAHNGQGVAEGYTVHAITGADGKPVRPPSWLVRIFSASSEQ, from the coding sequence TTGCTAAAAGAACGCGGTTCCATCGGGCGAAAAGGGGCCGAGCGGCACAGGCGTGCGAACCTTGGCGCGGACGAGGAATGCGGCGTGGCAGGTGACGGGCATCAGGTTCGGTTTCGAGTACGCTACAGTGAGACCGACCAGATGGGCACCTTTTACAACTCCCGCGTTCTGGAATGGTTCGAATGCGGGAGGACGGAATGGCTGCGGAGCGTCGGGATACCCTACGCGGAGATGGAAGCCGACGGCACATATTTGCCGGTGGTGGAGGCCCATGTTCGCTATCTTGGCCGGGCTCGTTATGATGACGAGCTGGAAATGTGCGTATCGGCCGGCATGTCAGGGAAGGCAAGCGTTCGATTCGACGTTCGTATAAGGCAGGCCCACAATGGCCAAGGCGTGGCAGAAGGTTATACTGTTCACGCCATTACGGGCGCCGATGGGAAGCCGGTTCGGCCTCCCTCGTGGCTGGTCCGTATCTTTTCGGCCAGTTCGGAGCAGTAA
- a CDS encoding thiamine pyrophosphate-dependent enzyme — translation MQQTDRVLLSGNEAVALAARRAGVALGSGYPGTPSTEILETFGEMGGKAQWAPNEKVALEVALGAAFGGARALVTMKHVGLNVAADPLFTAAYTGVVGALLVVSADDPGMASSQNEQDNRRYAAAAAVPMLEPSDSQEAFDFTLRAVEISEKWKIPVILRMTTRVCHSKTVVRPVGEMPAPAPRFEHDIAGRVMIPAHARPAHRRLREKIAQIAAWNETSGLHRVIDGDHGLGIITSGISYVHVREAAPQASVLKLGMTHPLPMETARKFAAGVDRCLVIEEGDPYLVESLRAGGIEVAGKPEMYRFGELNVARVRRILAGDTTPEPAPPRGKPPALCLSCPHRSVFGVLSKLKCIVAGDIGCYTLGVLPPYQAMDSCVCMGASIGVGLGLRQVLPPEQARRVVSVIGDSTFVHSGITGLVEMVYNPPPTGHVILILDNGTTAMTGLQEHPGTGRTLMHEPTGKVSYEDLARSLGIRNVHVVDATKDESAFEKLVSDSLAADELTLIIARRPCLLATARIKAYEQAASSGGNK, via the coding sequence ATGCAGCAGACTGATCGTGTGTTATTGAGCGGGAACGAAGCGGTTGCCTTAGCCGCCCGCCGCGCAGGTGTGGCCCTCGGCAGCGGCTACCCTGGCACGCCATCGACGGAAATCCTGGAGACCTTCGGGGAGATGGGTGGCAAGGCTCAGTGGGCGCCGAATGAGAAGGTGGCCTTGGAAGTAGCCCTGGGGGCGGCCTTCGGCGGAGCCAGAGCTCTGGTGACGATGAAGCACGTCGGCTTGAACGTGGCCGCAGATCCGCTGTTTACGGCCGCCTATACGGGGGTGGTCGGGGCGCTGCTCGTGGTTTCGGCCGACGATCCGGGGATGGCGTCGAGCCAGAACGAGCAGGATAACCGCAGGTATGCGGCGGCGGCGGCCGTGCCGATGCTCGAGCCTTCGGATTCGCAGGAGGCTTTTGATTTCACACTGCGGGCCGTGGAGATCTCTGAGAAGTGGAAGATTCCGGTCATCCTGAGGATGACCACGCGGGTATGCCACTCCAAAACCGTCGTGCGGCCGGTCGGCGAGATGCCGGCGCCGGCGCCGAGGTTCGAACACGATATCGCAGGTCGGGTCATGATTCCGGCCCATGCCCGTCCCGCACACCGGCGGCTGCGGGAAAAGATCGCCCAGATTGCGGCATGGAATGAGACCTCGGGGCTTCATCGGGTCATCGACGGAGATCACGGCCTGGGCATCATCACCTCGGGCATCTCCTACGTTCACGTTCGCGAGGCGGCCCCGCAAGCGAGCGTGCTGAAGCTGGGAATGACCCATCCGCTGCCGATGGAGACGGCTCGCAAGTTCGCCGCCGGAGTCGATCGCTGCTTGGTCATCGAGGAAGGCGATCCGTACCTGGTTGAGTCGCTCCGGGCCGGCGGCATTGAGGTTGCGGGCAAGCCGGAGATGTATCGTTTCGGGGAATTGAACGTTGCCCGGGTTCGCCGGATCCTGGCCGGTGACACCACGCCCGAGCCGGCTCCGCCGCGAGGCAAGCCGCCGGCGCTGTGCCTGAGCTGCCCGCACCGCTCGGTCTTCGGCGTGCTCAGCAAGCTGAAATGCATCGTGGCGGGCGACATCGGCTGTTACACGCTGGGCGTTCTGCCCCCCTACCAAGCGATGGACAGTTGCGTGTGCATGGGGGCGAGCATCGGGGTCGGTCTGGGTTTGCGGCAGGTACTGCCCCCCGAGCAGGCGCGGCGGGTGGTCAGCGTCATCGGGGACAGCACCTTCGTTCACAGCGGAATCACCGGCCTGGTTGAGATGGTCTACAATCCTCCTCCCACCGGCCACGTTATACTGATTCTGGACAACGGCACGACGGCGATGACGGGCCTGCAGGAGCATCCGGGTACCGGCCGCACGCTCATGCACGAACCGACGGGGAAAGTCTCGTACGAGGACCTGGCCCGGTCGCTGGGGATTCGCAATGTCCACGTCGTGGATGCCACCAAGGACGAGTCGGCGTTCGAGAAGCTGGTGAGCGACAGCTTGGCGGCCGACGAGTTGACGTTGATCATCGCGCGACGTCCTTGTCTGCTGGCCACGGCCAGAATCAAGGCATATGAACAGGCGGCCTCGTCGGGAGGCAACAAATAG